Proteins from one Loktanella sp. M215 genomic window:
- a CDS encoding 3-hydroxyacyl-CoA dehydrogenase NAD-binding domain-containing protein, producing the protein MAKVDYTIEGDIAVITVDNPPVNALGQVVRQGLWDAITRFDDDAAAQAAVIIGAGRLFIGGADITEFGKPPVAPFLPDVINRIAAAIKPVVAAIHGTALGGGLEVALGAHYRIATATAKLGLPEVTLGVIPGAGGTQRMPRLVGLEAALGLMTGGKPVSGAQALDMGFVDTLSDGDLRADALAYAAHLVADGAGPRAVTDLPFPGADPDLIATWRQRLTKTAKGQVAPLAVLDAVIAGTTLPFNEALAEERRLFLSMLDTPQRSGLMHAFFAERAVAKVPEIDGVSPRDISRTGVIGGGTMGAGIATAMVLAGLHVTLVERDDAAADKARDTIARNLASAVKRGKLTEAGRDAILSDMLATVVGYDVLSDADLVVEAVFENMDVKTEVFAELDRVCKPGAVLATNTSYLDVDRIAQATKRPADVIGLHFFSPAHVMKLLEIVVADATATDVTATAFALAKRLGKIGVRAGVCDGFIGNRILSHYRTAVDHMVLDGASPYAVDAALVDFGFAMGPYQVSDLAGLDIGYMTRQRKAADAHPRDRSPVFADALYHEGWLGQKTKHGYYIYDADSPKGRPDDAVTAIIDKSRADLGLTPRAFTADEIVRRTMAAMVNEAAWVVDEGIAQRPSDVDVVFLSGYGFPRHRGGPLQYADTVGLESILSDIRAFATTDDHFWTPAPLLERLVADGQTFASLNR; encoded by the coding sequence ATGGCGAAGGTAGACTATACAATCGAAGGCGATATCGCCGTCATCACGGTCGATAATCCGCCGGTGAACGCTTTGGGGCAGGTCGTGCGGCAAGGGCTGTGGGACGCCATCACCCGTTTTGACGACGACGCTGCGGCGCAGGCTGCCGTCATCATCGGCGCGGGCCGTCTTTTCATCGGTGGCGCCGACATCACCGAATTCGGCAAGCCGCCCGTTGCGCCTTTTCTGCCGGACGTCATCAACCGGATCGCCGCGGCGATAAAGCCGGTCGTCGCAGCCATCCACGGCACCGCCCTTGGTGGCGGGCTGGAGGTGGCGTTGGGCGCGCATTACCGGATCGCCACCGCCACGGCCAAACTGGGTCTGCCGGAGGTGACACTCGGCGTGATCCCCGGTGCCGGCGGTACCCAGCGGATGCCGCGCCTTGTCGGGCTGGAGGCCGCCTTGGGCCTGATGACGGGTGGCAAGCCGGTCAGCGGAGCGCAGGCGCTGGACATGGGATTTGTCGATACGCTGTCCGATGGCGACTTGCGCGCCGACGCGCTGGCCTACGCGGCACACCTTGTGGCCGACGGGGCCGGGCCGCGCGCTGTGACCGACCTGCCGTTCCCCGGCGCCGACCCTGACCTGATCGCCACATGGCGCCAGCGTCTGACCAAGACCGCCAAGGGGCAGGTCGCCCCGCTGGCCGTGCTGGATGCCGTCATCGCGGGGACGACGCTGCCTTTTAACGAGGCCTTGGCCGAGGAGCGTCGCCTGTTCCTGTCAATGCTCGACACGCCGCAGCGGTCCGGCCTGATGCACGCCTTCTTTGCCGAACGCGCCGTGGCCAAGGTGCCAGAGATCGACGGCGTCTCGCCGCGCGACATCAGCCGCACCGGCGTGATCGGCGGCGGCACCATGGGGGCCGGCATCGCGACTGCGATGGTGCTGGCCGGTCTGCACGTGACGCTGGTCGAACGCGACGACGCCGCGGCCGACAAGGCCCGCGACACCATTGCCCGCAACCTGGCCAGCGCCGTCAAGCGCGGCAAGCTGACCGAGGCAGGGCGCGACGCGATCCTGTCGGATATGCTGGCGACGGTGGTGGGCTATGACGTCCTGTCCGACGCCGATCTGGTGGTCGAGGCCGTGTTCGAAAACATGGACGTCAAGACAGAGGTCTTCGCGGAACTCGACCGGGTCTGCAAGCCCGGTGCGGTGCTGGCGACGAACACGTCATACCTCGACGTAGACCGGATTGCGCAGGCGACCAAGCGGCCCGCAGACGTGATCGGACTGCACTTCTTCTCCCCGGCGCATGTGATGAAGCTACTGGAAATCGTGGTGGCCGACGCGACGGCGACCGACGTGACGGCAACGGCCTTCGCACTGGCCAAGCGTCTGGGCAAGATCGGCGTGCGCGCCGGTGTCTGCGACGGCTTCATCGGCAACCGCATCCTGTCGCATTACCGCACGGCGGTGGACCACATGGTGCTGGATGGGGCGAGCCCCTATGCCGTGGACGCCGCACTGGTCGATTTCGGCTTTGCCATGGGGCCGTATCAGGTCAGCGACCTCGCCGGCCTCGACATCGGATACATGACCCGTCAGCGCAAGGCGGCGGATGCGCATCCGCGCGACCGCTCACCGGTGTTCGCTGACGCGCTTTATCACGAAGGCTGGCTGGGTCAGAAGACCAAGCATGGCTATTACATCTACGACGCGGACAGCCCGAAGGGCCGCCCGGACGACGCCGTGACCGCGATCATCGACAAATCCCGCGCAGATCTGGGCCTGACGCCGCGCGCCTTTACCGCGGATGAAATCGTGCGTCGCACCATGGCCGCGATGGTGAACGAGGCCGCCTGGGTGGTGGACGAGGGTATCGCGCAGCGCCCCTCGGACGTCGATGTCGTGTTCCTGTCGGGCTACGGCTTTCCGCGCCATCGCGGCGGGCCGCTGCAGTATGCCGATACGGTCGGACTGGAGAGCATCCTGTCTGACATCCGTGCCTTCGCCACGACCGACGATCATTTCTGGACCCCCGCACCGCTGCTGGAGCGGCTGGTGGCGGACGGTCAAACCTTTGCCAGCCTGAACCGCTGA
- a CDS encoding acetyl-CoA C-acyltransferase: protein MSYPVIVSVARTAIGKAGRGAFNMTHGATMGGHVAQAAVDRAGIDPALIEDSIWGTGYPEYVTGGNIARQIVSRAGLPVSIAGTTVNRFCASGLQAIAMGGHMIVQEGAKAILVGGVESISMVQPPVRNSREAWILENKPDLYMPMVETADIVAARYGVSRAAQDELGLQSQQRTAAAQKAGKFDDEIVPMTVTMQVMDKATKETSEQEITIAQDECNRPSTTLEGLQKLSPVRGEDQFITAGNASQLSDGAAALVMMDAKEATRAGLTPLGAFRGFAVAGCEPNEMGIGPIYAVPRLLERAGLTVDDIDLWELNEAFASQLIYCRDHLHIDNDKLNVNGGSIAVGHPFGMTGARMTGHLLIEGKRRGAKLGVVTMCVGGGQGAAGLFEIY, encoded by the coding sequence ATGTCATATCCCGTCATCGTCTCTGTCGCCCGCACCGCCATCGGCAAGGCCGGGCGCGGCGCGTTCAACATGACCCACGGCGCCACGATGGGCGGCCATGTCGCACAGGCTGCAGTGGACCGCGCGGGCATCGACCCCGCGTTGATCGAAGACAGCATCTGGGGCACCGGCTATCCGGAATATGTCACGGGCGGCAACATCGCGCGGCAGATCGTAAGCCGTGCAGGCCTGCCCGTATCCATCGCCGGCACGACAGTGAACCGCTTCTGCGCCAGCGGATTGCAGGCCATCGCCATGGGCGGACACATGATTGTGCAGGAGGGGGCGAAAGCCATCCTCGTCGGCGGGGTCGAGAGTATCTCCATGGTGCAACCGCCCGTCCGCAACTCGCGCGAGGCCTGGATCCTGGAGAACAAGCCCGACCTTTACATGCCGATGGTGGAAACCGCCGACATCGTCGCCGCCCGCTATGGCGTGAGTCGCGCGGCGCAGGACGAGCTGGGCCTGCAAAGCCAGCAACGCACCGCAGCAGCGCAGAAGGCCGGCAAGTTCGACGATGAAATCGTGCCGATGACCGTGACCATGCAGGTGATGGACAAGGCGACGAAGGAAACCTCGGAGCAAGAGATCACCATCGCGCAGGATGAATGCAATCGCCCCTCGACCACGCTGGAGGGGTTGCAAAAGCTGTCGCCCGTGCGCGGCGAGGATCAGTTCATCACGGCGGGCAACGCCTCGCAATTGTCCGACGGTGCCGCTGCACTTGTGATGATGGACGCGAAAGAGGCGACGCGCGCGGGCCTGACACCGCTGGGCGCCTTCCGCGGCTTCGCCGTAGCGGGCTGCGAGCCGAACGAGATGGGCATCGGTCCGATCTACGCCGTGCCGCGCCTGCTGGAACGCGCTGGGCTGACGGTCGATGACATCGACCTGTGGGAGCTGAACGAGGCGTTTGCCAGCCAGCTGATCTATTGCCGCGACCATCTGCACATCGACAACGACAAGTTGAACGTGAACGGTGGGTCCATCGCCGTCGGTCATCCGTTTGGCATGACGGGTGCCCGCATGACCGGCCATCTGCTGATCGAAGGCAAGCGGCGCGGCGCCAAGCTGGGCGTCGTCACCATGTGCGTCGGTGGCGGCCAGGGGGCTGCCGGCCTGTTCGAGATTTATTGA
- a CDS encoding acyl-CoA dehydrogenase family protein — translation MNLNYTDDQIAFRDEVRAFLADNLPARLSDKVKSGEELTKQDHEEWHAILNARGWLAGNWPVAYGGTGWDAVQRHIFEDEMTKAAAPRIVPFGIAMLGPVLMKFGSDAQKAHYLPRILNGDDWWCQGYSEPGAGSDLASLRTMAVRDGDDYIVNGQKTWTTLAQHADWIFCLVRTQKEGKPQEGISFLLIDMKSPGITVRPIKLIDGSVEVNEVWFEDVRVPATNLVGEENKGWTYAKYLLTHERTNIAGVGFASAGLEQLKRIARLELSAGKPLIENPLFAARIAQVQIDLMAMATTNLRVISAAAAGQAPGAESSMLKVKGTQVRQEINALTMQAVGPYAMPFPSEAVDGDNAPIGPDYARARTGQYLNNRKLSIYGGSNEVQRAIISKAILEL, via the coding sequence ATGAACCTGAATTACACTGACGACCAGATCGCGTTCCGCGACGAAGTCCGCGCCTTTCTGGCCGACAACCTGCCTGCGCGCCTGTCCGACAAGGTCAAGTCGGGCGAAGAGCTGACCAAGCAGGACCACGAGGAATGGCACGCCATCCTGAACGCCCGTGGTTGGCTGGCGGGCAACTGGCCTGTCGCATACGGCGGCACCGGTTGGGACGCCGTGCAGCGCCACATCTTCGAGGACGAGATGACCAAGGCCGCAGCACCGCGCATCGTCCCCTTCGGCATCGCGATGCTGGGGCCGGTCCTGATGAAGTTCGGGTCGGACGCGCAGAAGGCGCATTACCTGCCGCGCATTCTGAACGGCGACGACTGGTGGTGTCAGGGGTATTCGGAACCGGGTGCCGGCTCCGACCTCGCGTCCCTGCGGACGATGGCCGTGCGCGACGGTGACGATTACATCGTCAATGGGCAAAAGACCTGGACCACGCTGGCGCAGCACGCCGACTGGATCTTCTGCCTCGTGCGGACCCAGAAAGAGGGCAAGCCGCAGGAAGGGATCTCTTTCCTGCTGATCGACATGAAAAGCCCCGGCATCACCGTGCGCCCGATCAAGCTGATCGACGGCAGCGTCGAGGTGAACGAGGTCTGGTTCGAGGATGTCCGCGTGCCCGCCACCAATCTGGTGGGCGAGGAAAACAAGGGCTGGACCTACGCCAAGTACCTGCTGACGCATGAGCGCACGAACATCGCCGGTGTGGGCTTTGCCAGCGCAGGGCTGGAGCAGCTGAAGCGGATCGCGCGGCTGGAATTGTCAGCTGGCAAACCGCTGATCGAAAACCCGCTGTTCGCCGCCCGCATCGCACAGGTCCAGATCGACCTGATGGCGATGGCCACGACGAACCTGCGGGTCATCAGCGCCGCAGCGGCGGGGCAGGCGCCCGGCGCCGAAAGCTCCATGCTCAAGGTCAAGGGCACGCAGGTCCGTCAGGAAATCAACGCCCTGACTATGCAGGCCGTCGGCCCCTATGCGATGCCGTTCCCGTCAGAGGCGGTGGACGGCGACAACGCCCCCATCGGCCCGGACTACGCCCGCGCGCGGACGGGGCAATATCTGAACAACCGCAAGCTCTCGATTTACGGGGGGTCGAACGAGGTGCAGCGGGCGATCATCTCCAAAGCCATTCTGGAACTGTGA
- a CDS encoding acyl-CoA dehydrogenase family protein gives MNFDLTDERQMLQDGLRRFLRDKYTPDLLKQIADSEIGTSQDVWNGLAEMGVIGALFTEEQGGFGGAGFDLALVAEEMGRVGATDPLIDTGILGGGLIAALGNDDQQAMLEEIIAGTRQLALAHAEPGSRYDLSRVSTTALGGKLSGRKAVVINGGAADTLIVSARTAGGVADQDGISLYLVAADAPGLTRRSYPLTGGGHAAEVTLDDTPGTLLGDEGQSYAALATAYARATCAISAEAVGLMEAIRILTVDYLKTRKQFGQPIGKFQALQHRMADVLIEIEQARSAVINLAGHLEAESAVRDVHVAATKTLIGQVARLVAEESIQMHGGIGMTEEYGLAHLAKRLVMVDHRFGDTLYHMDRFIALAVA, from the coding sequence ATGAACTTTGATCTGACAGACGAACGCCAGATGTTGCAGGACGGCCTGCGGCGGTTCCTGCGCGACAAGTATACCCCCGACCTGCTGAAGCAGATCGCGGACAGCGAGATAGGCACGTCCCAGGACGTGTGGAACGGTCTGGCTGAAATGGGCGTGATCGGCGCGCTGTTCACCGAGGAACAGGGCGGCTTTGGCGGCGCGGGCTTCGATCTGGCGCTGGTCGCCGAAGAGATGGGCCGTGTGGGTGCGACCGATCCCCTGATCGACACCGGCATCCTGGGCGGCGGTCTGATTGCGGCATTGGGCAATGACGACCAGCAAGCGATGCTGGAGGAGATCATTGCAGGCACACGCCAACTGGCGCTGGCCCATGCCGAACCCGGCAGCCGCTATGACCTGTCGCGGGTCAGCACGACGGCTCTGGGTGGCAAGCTTTCGGGCCGCAAGGCCGTCGTCATCAACGGCGGTGCTGCGGACACGCTGATCGTCAGCGCCCGCACGGCGGGCGGCGTGGCGGATCAGGACGGCATCAGCCTTTATCTTGTCGCCGCCGACGCGCCCGGTCTGACGCGCCGCAGCTACCCGCTGACCGGTGGCGGTCACGCCGCAGAGGTCACGCTGGACGACACACCCGGCACGCTGCTGGGGGACGAAGGACAGTCCTACGCCGCCCTCGCCACCGCATACGCCCGCGCCACCTGTGCGATCAGCGCAGAGGCGGTCGGTCTGATGGAAGCGATCCGCATCCTGACGGTCGATTACCTGAAGACGCGCAAGCAGTTCGGTCAGCCGATCGGCAAGTTTCAGGCGCTGCAGCACCGCATGGCCGACGTGCTGATCGAGATCGAGCAGGCCCGGTCCGCCGTCATCAACCTTGCCGGTCATCTGGAGGCAGAGTCTGCCGTGCGCGACGTTCATGTCGCGGCGACCAAGACCCTGATCGGGCAGGTCGCGCGTCTGGTGGCCGAGGAATCGATCCAGATGCACGGCGGGATCGGCATGACCGAGGAATATGGTCTGGCGCACCTCGCGAAACGTCTGGTCATGGTCGATCACCGTTTTGGCGACACGCTGTATCACATGGACCGCTTCATCGCCCTCGCCGTCGCCTGA
- a CDS encoding class I adenylate-forming enzyme family protein, which yields MSESDHIDALIARQATVRPDAAAVIDAGLTTSFAALDAHVTAAADMLAAAGTGPGDRVLIVAENCLATAVFIHAAVRAGAIAVPVNARMTAPELAKVIDHALPRVVIYTSGCSAEAAAHAGDAAPQDAGFGAFHMARLDPQAPDADTDDVAVILYTTGTTGAPKGVMLTHANLIFAGSLSARIRAMTEGDRIYGVLPLTHVFGLASVLVATAISGATLQLETRFSPAKLYAALTGGATIFPGVPQMHALLMQYAADQGMMRLTGSALRYVSSGAAPLDPAWKAKAEAFYDLPLQNGYGMTESTAGVSGTRNVIGDPDTSAGLPFDGVSVRIDAPAGADAGEVLTKGPHVMKGYFRAADLTAQTVKDGWLRTGDLGRIDAAGRLHIVGRAKELIIRGGFNVYPPEVEAALNDHADVIQCAVIGARNAQGDEDILAFVQCRDPAAFNTRALASFAAARLSGYKRPTRIFPVDALPAAPTGKILKHKLLDTFADRLTAKD from the coding sequence ATGTCAGAATCGGACCACATCGACGCCCTGATCGCGCGCCAGGCGACAGTGCGCCCTGACGCCGCCGCGGTCATCGACGCAGGGCTGACCACCAGCTTTGCGGCCCTCGACGCCCACGTCACCGCCGCCGCAGATATGCTGGCGGCGGCTGGCACAGGCCCGGGTGACCGCGTGCTGATCGTCGCCGAGAATTGTCTGGCGACCGCCGTCTTCATCCACGCCGCCGTGCGGGCCGGGGCCATCGCCGTGCCGGTCAATGCCCGCATGACGGCACCCGAACTGGCGAAGGTGATCGACCATGCCCTGCCGCGGGTCGTGATCTATACCAGCGGCTGTTCGGCCGAGGCGGCGGCCCATGCCGGGGACGCCGCGCCGCAGGATGCTGGTTTCGGCGCATTCCACATGGCCCGGCTGGACCCGCAGGCTCCGGATGCCGACACGGACGACGTGGCCGTCATCCTTTATACCACCGGCACCACGGGCGCGCCGAAGGGCGTTATGCTGACGCACGCCAACCTGATCTTTGCGGGCAGCCTGTCGGCCCGGATCCGGGCAATGACCGAGGGCGACCGGATCTATGGCGTGCTGCCGCTGACCCATGTGTTCGGCCTCGCCTCCGTCCTCGTCGCGACCGCGATCAGTGGGGCGACCCTGCAACTGGAAACCCGGTTCAGCCCCGCAAAGCTGTACGCCGCCCTGACCGGTGGGGCCACGATCTTTCCGGGTGTCCCGCAGATGCACGCCCTGTTGATGCAATACGCCGCCGATCAGGGCATGATGCGGCTGACGGGCAGCGCGCTGCGCTACGTCTCGTCTGGGGCCGCCCCGCTTGATCCCGCATGGAAGGCCAAGGCCGAGGCGTTCTATGACCTGCCTTTGCAGAACGGCTACGGCATGACCGAAAGCACCGCCGGCGTCAGCGGCACACGGAATGTGATCGGTGATCCCGATACCAGTGCCGGACTGCCCTTTGACGGCGTGTCGGTCCGCATCGACGCGCCCGCCGGTGCGGATGCGGGCGAGGTGCTGACCAAGGGGCCGCACGTGATGAAGGGCTATTTCCGCGCCGCCGACCTGACGGCGCAGACCGTGAAGGACGGCTGGCTGCGGACCGGCGATCTGGGACGGATCGATGCGGCAGGGCGGCTGCACATCGTGGGTCGCGCCAAGGAACTGATCATCCGGGGCGGCTTCAACGTCTACCCGCCAGAGGTCGAGGCGGCCCTGAACGACCATGCGGACGTGATCCAGTGCGCCGTGATCGGCGCCCGGAATGCGCAGGGCGACGAGGATATCCTGGCCTTCGTCCAGTGCCGCGATCCCGCTGCTTTCAATACCCGCGCGCTTGCATCCTTTGCCGCCGCGCGTCTGAGCGGCTATAAGCGGCCCACACGCATTTTTCCGGTGGACGCACTGCCCGCCGCACCGACTGGCAAGATCCTGAAACACAAACTGCTGGACACCTTCGCGGACCGGCTGACAGCAAAGGACTGA
- a CDS encoding acyl-CoA dehydrogenase, protein MAKDMIGMGPDLGPFDWADALLLETQLTEDERMLRDAARDFAQNVLQPRVIQAYRDEAAAPDLFPLMGEAGLLGCTIPEEYGGLGASYVTYGLIAREVERVDSGYRSMMSVQSSLVMYPIHAYGSEEQRRKFLPKLVSGEYIGCFGLTEPDAGSDPAGMKTTAKKTADGYVLNGAKMWISNAPFADVFVVWAKSEEHGGKIRGFILEKGMEGLSAPAIKGKLSLRASTTGEIVMKDVAVGEDALLPGVQGLKGPFGCLNRARYGIAWGVMGSAEFCFHAARQYGLDRKQFNKPLAQTQLFQKKLADMQTEITLGTQAALQVGRLMDSGQAAPEMISLIKRNNCGKALTIARDSRDMHGGNGISDEFQIMRHMINLETVNTYEGTHDVHALILGRAITGLQAFF, encoded by the coding sequence ATGGCAAAAGATATGATCGGCATGGGCCCGGACCTTGGCCCCTTCGACTGGGCCGACGCCCTGCTGCTGGAAACCCAACTGACCGAAGACGAGCGCATGCTGCGCGACGCGGCGCGGGATTTCGCGCAGAACGTGCTGCAGCCGCGCGTCATTCAGGCTTACCGCGACGAGGCTGCCGCCCCGGACCTGTTTCCCCTGATGGGCGAAGCGGGCCTGCTGGGCTGCACCATCCCAGAGGAATACGGTGGCCTTGGCGCGTCCTACGTCACCTACGGTCTGATCGCGCGAGAGGTGGAGCGGGTCGATTCGGGATATCGGTCCATGATGTCCGTGCAATCGTCGCTGGTGATGTACCCGATCCACGCCTACGGGTCCGAGGAGCAGCGTCGGAAGTTCCTGCCCAAGCTGGTCAGCGGCGAATACATCGGCTGCTTTGGCCTGACCGAGCCTGACGCCGGGTCCGACCCTGCGGGCATGAAGACCACCGCCAAGAAGACCGCCGACGGTTATGTGCTGAACGGCGCCAAGATGTGGATTTCCAACGCGCCTTTCGCCGATGTCTTTGTCGTCTGGGCAAAGTCCGAGGAGCATGGCGGCAAGATCCGTGGCTTCATCCTTGAAAAGGGAATGGAGGGGCTGTCTGCCCCCGCAATCAAGGGCAAGCTGAGCCTGCGTGCGTCCACCACCGGCGAGATCGTGATGAAGGACGTGGCCGTGGGCGAGGATGCCCTGCTGCCGGGTGTGCAGGGTCTGAAGGGGCCGTTCGGGTGCCTGAATCGCGCGCGCTACGGCATTGCATGGGGTGTGATGGGATCGGCAGAGTTCTGTTTCCACGCCGCGCGGCAGTACGGCCTTGACCGCAAGCAGTTCAACAAGCCGCTGGCGCAGACCCAGCTGTTCCAGAAAAAGCTGGCCGACATGCAGACCGAGATCACGCTGGGGACGCAGGCCGCCCTGCAGGTCGGTCGCCTGATGGACAGCGGTCAGGCCGCGCCCGAGATGATCAGCCTGATCAAGCGCAACAACTGCGGCAAGGCGCTGACCATCGCGCGCGACAGCCGCGACATGCACGGCGGCAACGGGATTTCCGACGAATTCCAGATCATGCGCCACATGATCAACCTTGAAACCGTGAACACCTACGAAGGGACGCACGACGTGCATGCCCTGATCCTGGGGCGCGCGATCACCGGTCTGCAGGCGTTCTTTTAA
- the rplO gene encoding 50S ribosomal protein L15, with translation MFKLNELSDNEGATHRRKRVGRGPGSGKGKTGGRGIKGQKSRSGVAIKGYEGGQMPLYQRLPKRGFNNINAKTYSVVNVGLIQKFIDAGKIDASADLTEDALIASGLIRRLKDGIRVLAKGEITSKINLHVHGASKGAIEAIEKAGGTVTVTAKPKADAAAA, from the coding sequence ATGTTTAAGCTGAATGAACTGTCCGACAACGAAGGCGCAACCCACCGCCGCAAGCGCGTCGGCCGTGGCCCGGGTTCGGGCAAGGGCAAGACCGGTGGCCGTGGTATCAAGGGTCAGAAGTCCCGCTCGGGCGTCGCGATCAAGGGCTACGAGGGCGGCCAGATGCCGCTGTACCAGCGTCTGCCCAAGCGCGGTTTCAACAACATCAACGCCAAGACCTACTCGGTCGTGAACGTCGGCCTGATCCAGAAGTTCATCGATGCGGGCAAGATCGACGCATCGGCTGACCTGACCGAAGACGCGCTGATCGCCTCCGGTCTGATCCGTCGTCTGAAGGACGGCATCCGTGTGCTGGCGAAGGGCGAGATCACATCCAAGATAAACTTGCACGTCCACGGCGCATCCAAGGGCGCGATCGAGGCCATCGAGAAGGCCGGCGGCACCGTGACCGTGACCGCAAAGCCCAAGGCGGACGCTGCGGCGGCCTGA
- the secY gene encoding preprotein translocase subunit SecY, translated as MASAAEQMAANMSWGAFGKATELRSRILFTIGMLMVYRLGTYIPVPGIDGVQLREFMTGAAAGIGGILSMFTGGALSRMGIFALGIMPYISASIIVQLLGSMWEPLKNLKKEGEQGRRKMNQYTRYGTVLLATAQAYGLAKSLEAGGLASNPGLFFVAACVITIVGGTMFLMWVGEQITSRGIGNGISLIIFVGIIAEVPAALARFLSQGRSGAISPFVIVGVILMVIAILAFVVFMERSLRKIHIQYPRQQRGMKVYDASSSHLPIKVNPAGVIPAIFASALLLLPTTISTFSGGSSNAFMSTLLAYFGPGQPLYLLFFTIMIVFFTYFYTREVAFKTDEVADNLKNQNGFVPGIRPGKKTAEYLDYVVNRILVLGSGYLALVALLPEIIRSQFAVPFYFGGTSVLIIVSVGMDTIQQIQSHLLAHQYEGLIEKSQLRGKRSTTKRRGPARR; from the coding sequence ATGGCATCCGCTGCAGAACAAATGGCCGCCAACATGAGCTGGGGCGCCTTCGGCAAGGCGACAGAGCTGCGCAGCCGCATCCTTTTCACCATCGGCATGCTGATGGTGTATCGCCTTGGCACCTATATTCCCGTTCCGGGCATCGACGGCGTGCAGTTGCGCGAATTCATGACCGGTGCGGCGGCAGGCATCGGGGGCATCCTGTCGATGTTCACCGGTGGCGCGCTGTCCCGTATGGGGATATTCGCGCTGGGCATCATGCCCTATATCTCCGCCTCGATCATCGTGCAGTTGCTGGGGTCCATGTGGGAGCCGCTGAAGAACCTCAAGAAAGAGGGTGAGCAGGGGCGTCGCAAGATGAACCAGTACACCCGCTACGGCACGGTTCTGCTGGCGACGGCACAGGCCTACGGTCTGGCCAAGTCGCTGGAGGCCGGTGGCCTTGCATCCAATCCGGGCCTGTTCTTTGTGGCGGCCTGCGTGATCACGATCGTCGGCGGCACCATGTTCCTGATGTGGGTCGGCGAGCAGATCACCAGCCGCGGCATCGGCAACGGCATTTCCCTGATCATCTTCGTCGGCATCATCGCGGAAGTGCCCGCCGCACTGGCCCGCTTCCTGAGCCAGGGACGGTCGGGTGCCATCAGCCCCTTCGTGATCGTCGGCGTGATATTGATGGTGATCGCGATCCTGGCTTTCGTGGTGTTCATGGAACGGTCACTGCGCAAGATCCACATCCAGTATCCCCGCCAGCAACGCGGGATGAAGGTCTATGATGCGTCGTCGTCGCACCTGCCGATCAAGGTGAACCCGGCCGGCGTGATTCCTGCGATCTTTGCCAGCGCCCTGCTGCTGTTGCCGACCACGATCAGCACCTTCTCTGGCGGGTCGTCGAACGCCTTCATGTCGACGCTGTTGGCCTACTTCGGCCCCGGCCAGCCGCTTTATCTGCTGTTCTTCACGATCATGATCGTGTTCTTCACCTACTTCTACACCCGTGAAGTCGCCTTCAAGACCGACGAGGTCGCCGACAACCTGAAGAACCAGAATGGCTTTGTCCCCGGCATCCGTCCGGGCAAGAAGACGGCGGAATACCTCGACTACGTCGTGAACCGCATTCTGGTCCTCGGCTCTGGCTACCTCGCGCTGGTGGCACTGCTGCCCGAGATCATCCGCAGCCAGTTTGCGGTGCCATTCTACTTTGGTGGCACATCGGTCCTGATCATCGTCTCGGTCGGGATGGACACCATTCAACAAATTCAATCCCACCTGCTGGCGCACCAGTACGAGGGGCTGATCGAAAAATCGCAACTGCGCGGCAAGCGCAGTACGACCAAGCGGAGGGGACCGGCGCGTCGATGA
- a CDS encoding adenylate kinase, whose protein sequence is MNIILLGPPGAGKGTQARRLVDERGMVQLSTGDMLRAARTSGTEMGKRVADVMDRGELVTDEIVIGLIREHLTNDAPANGYIFDGFPRTLAQADALGNLLAELGENLDRVIEMKVDDEALVARITARSTCKNCGEVYNDDTKPIPADHVCTNCGEKTEFVRRADDNADSLKTRLLAYYKQTSPLVGYYYARGDLTSVDGLASMDEVAAQIKKALT, encoded by the coding sequence ATGAATATTATCCTACTGGGACCGCCGGGGGCGGGCAAAGGCACACAGGCACGCCGTCTGGTCGATGAACGTGGCATGGTGCAACTGTCCACCGGCGACATGCTGCGCGCAGCCCGCACATCGGGCACCGAAATGGGAAAGCGTGTGGCTGACGTGATGGATCGTGGAGAACTGGTGACGGACGAGATCGTCATCGGCCTGATCCGCGAGCATCTGACCAATGATGCCCCCGCGAACGGCTATATCTTCGACGGTTTCCCGCGCACGCTGGCGCAGGCGGATGCCTTGGGCAATCTGCTGGCCGAACTGGGCGAAAATCTGGACCGCGTGATCGAGATGAAGGTCGATGATGAAGCGCTTGTCGCGCGCATCACGGCCCGGTCGACCTGCAAGAACTGCGGCGAAGTGTATAACGACGATACCAAGCCGATCCCTGCCGATCACGTCTGCACCAACTGCGGTGAAAAGACGGAATTCGTGCGCCGCGCGGACGACAACGCCGACAGCCTGAAGACGCGCCTGCTGGCCTATTACAAGCAGACCAGCCCGCTGGTCGGCTATTACTATGCGCGTGGCGACCTGACATCCGTGGACGGGTTGGCAAGCATGGACGAGGTTGCGGCGCAGATCAAGAAAGCGCTGACCTGA